From a single Adhaeribacter swui genomic region:
- a CDS encoding T9SS type A sorting domain-containing protein, giving the protein MFAAGPVRIAAYQKGNATYKPAEQTQSFLVTLSGKQNDWAFGGNQADTLATMIPTPDGGYLLGGTSRSGKSGDKSQASQGSSDYWISKISKTGQKQWDKTFGGSQTDQLSALVATPDGGYLLGGTSTSGKTGDKSQASKGSSDYWLVKIDGAGNKLWDKTYGGSGKDELAAILVTKQGYLLGGSSASGTSSDKSQSSKGKTDYWIIEIDATGNKLWDKTYGGSQDDQLAALLASPEGGFLVGGSSASGTSGDKSQSARANVDYWVIRIDEQGTKLWDKTYGGKKGIRFNDAWNYEAGYSYLSTLTATPDGGYLVAGSSSASKGFEKSEDTHDHFYEVADYWILKINKQGEKIWDNAYGSVTTFAEIDFGREIGSSQLSAVVPLPEGGYLLAGTSEAYRGRDKSEENRRNTLKISPEYPNTTEQQYALWNDYWIIKIDEQGKKLEDRTLGSAQNNTLVAAARTPEGNFMLAGYSESGTNNDKSSASKGATDYWLVQVAGRKVPEPTTAAWDMLFGDEKNDNFTSVIKTTDGGYLAAGYSKSTYVRDGETFFQGKFNYWIVKTDKRGHKLWDKTYGGQADDYLNSVIQTQDGGYLLGGSSLSGKSGNKSQDSRGDRDYWIIKVDAQGNKQWDKTYGGSKYDELKKVVQLASGEYVLGGYSNSPTSGDKTQGSQGNTDYWVVKISKNGTKLWDKRYGGTNHDKLGSFTETSDGGFLLVGGSLSGKSGDKSQANPTNLGGNTDYWVVKTDQHGNLLWDKTYGSYENDDAYSVARSGNDFYISGTSYSDKGGSKSQNSRGGKDYWAIKIDAQGNQLWDKTFGGSQNDELSASSASNDGGLVLAGSSYSGNSGDKSQDSRGSSDYWIVKVDAAGKQVYDKRFGGNGTDELRAVLHTNDGGLLLGGTSDSNSSGEHSQSRYGGTDYWLVKVAPETLPMVATTQGNSAIAAEGKHLTSLLAYPNPFSDKLTIRFTLPETQSVTLRVLDSQGKAVTTLFQQEAQAQQPYEVEWQASKQEAGFYLLQLVTSTEQKTIKLLLRK; this is encoded by the coding sequence GTGTTTGCCGCTGGTCCGGTTCGTATAGCGGCTTACCAGAAAGGCAATGCAACGTATAAACCCGCCGAACAAACCCAAAGCTTTCTGGTTACCCTGTCGGGCAAACAAAACGACTGGGCTTTTGGCGGCAATCAGGCCGATACTTTAGCTACCATGATCCCTACCCCCGACGGCGGTTACTTACTGGGCGGCACGTCGCGCTCCGGTAAATCCGGTGATAAAAGCCAGGCTAGCCAAGGCAGTTCCGATTACTGGATTTCTAAAATCAGCAAAACCGGCCAGAAACAATGGGATAAAACGTTTGGCGGCAGCCAGACCGATCAACTCTCGGCGCTGGTAGCCACTCCCGATGGCGGCTACTTACTCGGGGGTACTTCTACTTCCGGCAAAACCGGCGACAAAAGCCAGGCCAGTAAAGGCAGCTCCGATTATTGGCTGGTAAAAATTGACGGAGCAGGCAATAAGCTCTGGGATAAAACTTACGGTGGCAGCGGCAAAGACGAGTTAGCGGCTATACTGGTAACGAAACAGGGCTATTTACTCGGCGGCAGTTCCGCTTCGGGTACTTCATCCGACAAGAGCCAAAGCAGTAAAGGTAAAACCGATTACTGGATAATAGAAATTGATGCGACCGGTAACAAACTCTGGGATAAAACCTACGGGGGCAGCCAGGACGATCAACTAGCTGCATTGCTGGCCAGCCCCGAAGGTGGTTTTCTGGTGGGCGGCAGTTCGGCATCAGGTACCTCCGGCGATAAAAGCCAATCTGCCCGGGCTAATGTCGATTACTGGGTAATCCGGATAGATGAACAAGGCACCAAGCTCTGGGACAAAACCTACGGCGGTAAAAAAGGCATCCGCTTTAACGATGCCTGGAATTATGAAGCGGGCTATTCTTACCTCAGCACACTTACGGCGACTCCCGATGGTGGCTACCTGGTGGCGGGTTCTTCCAGCGCTTCCAAAGGCTTCGAGAAATCCGAAGACACCCACGATCATTTTTATGAAGTGGCCGATTACTGGATTTTAAAAATAAACAAGCAGGGCGAAAAAATTTGGGACAATGCTTACGGCAGTGTTACCACCTTTGCCGAAATAGATTTTGGCCGCGAGATTGGCAGTTCGCAACTAAGTGCGGTAGTACCCTTACCCGAAGGCGGCTATCTACTGGCGGGTACTTCAGAGGCATACCGCGGTCGGGATAAAAGTGAAGAGAACCGCCGGAATACGTTAAAAATTAGTCCCGAATACCCGAACACTACCGAACAGCAATATGCGCTTTGGAACGACTACTGGATTATCAAAATAGACGAACAGGGTAAAAAGCTGGAAGACCGTACGCTGGGCTCTGCTCAGAACAATACATTAGTAGCCGCCGCCAGAACCCCGGAAGGCAACTTTATGCTGGCCGGCTATTCCGAATCTGGCACTAACAATGATAAAAGCTCAGCTAGTAAGGGTGCTACCGATTACTGGCTCGTGCAAGTAGCTGGCCGTAAAGTACCAGAACCTACTACCGCCGCTTGGGATATGCTATTTGGCGACGAGAAAAACGATAACTTTACCAGTGTAATTAAAACCACTGACGGTGGTTACTTAGCCGCTGGCTACTCTAAATCTACTTACGTTAGAGACGGAGAGACATTTTTTCAAGGAAAGTTTAACTACTGGATTGTAAAAACAGACAAAAGAGGGCACAAATTGTGGGACAAAACTTACGGAGGGCAGGCCGATGATTACCTGAACAGCGTTATCCAAACCCAGGACGGTGGCTACCTGCTGGGTGGTTCTTCTTTGTCGGGTAAAAGTGGCAATAAATCGCAGGATAGCCGCGGCGACCGCGATTATTGGATCATCAAAGTAGATGCCCAAGGCAATAAACAATGGGACAAAACCTACGGCGGCAGCAAATACGACGAACTTAAAAAAGTAGTACAGTTAGCTTCGGGCGAGTACGTGTTGGGCGGCTACAGCAACTCCCCTACCAGCGGCGACAAAACCCAGGGCAGCCAAGGCAACACAGATTATTGGGTCGTAAAAATTTCAAAAAACGGCACCAAACTCTGGGATAAGCGCTACGGGGGTACTAACCACGATAAACTGGGTAGCTTTACCGAAACCAGCGATGGCGGGTTTTTACTGGTAGGGGGTTCCCTGTCGGGCAAAAGCGGTGATAAAAGCCAGGCTAATCCAACTAACCTTGGGGGAAATACCGACTATTGGGTGGTAAAAACCGATCAGCACGGCAACCTGCTCTGGGACAAAACTTATGGTAGCTACGAAAACGATGATGCATACTCCGTAGCCCGCAGTGGCAACGATTTTTACATTTCGGGTACGAGTTATTCTGATAAAGGTGGAAGCAAAAGCCAAAATAGCCGGGGCGGTAAAGATTACTGGGCAATTAAGATAGATGCCCAAGGCAATCAACTCTGGGATAAAACCTTTGGGGGCAGCCAAAATGATGAGTTAAGCGCCAGTTCCGCCAGTAACGATGGCGGATTAGTTTTAGCTGGTTCTTCTTATTCCGGCAACAGTGGCGACAAAAGCCAGGACAGCCGGGGCAGTAGCGACTACTGGATAGTAAAAGTAGATGCTGCCGGCAAGCAGGTGTACGATAAACGCTTTGGTGGCAATGGTACTGATGAACTGCGCGCTGTACTGCATACCAATGATGGCGGCTTACTGCTGGGCGGTACCTCCGACTCAAACAGCAGTGGCGAACATAGCCAAAGCAGGTATGGTGGCACCGATTACTGGCTCGTGAAAGTAGCCCCGGAAACGTTACCGATGGTAGCAACTACCCAGGGAAATTCAGCTATTGCTGCAGAAGGTAAGCATTTAACTTCATTACTGGCTTACCCCAACCCATTCAGCGATAAACTAACCATACGATTTACTTTACCCGAAACCCAATCGGTTACCCTGCGGGTACTCGATAGCCAAGGCAAAGCAGTAACTACTTTGTTCCAACAAGAAGCCCAAGCCCAGCAGCCGTACGAGGTAGAGTGGCAAGCCAGTAAGCAAGAAGCCGGTTTTTATTTGCTGCAACTAGTAACATCTACGGAACAAAAGACTATAAAATTACTCTTGAGAAAGTAG